gtcagtcTGTAGGGTTCAGGGATCAGTCTgtaggggtcaggggtcagtctgtaggggtcaggggtcagtcTGTAGGGTTCAGGGGTCAGTCTgtaggggtcaggggtcagtctgtaggggtcaggggtcagtctgtaggggtcaggggtcagtctgtaggggtcaggggtcagtcTGTAGGGTTCAGGGGTCAGTCTGTAGGGTTTAGGGGTCAGTCTGTAGGGTTCAGGGGTCAGTCTgtaggggtcaggggtcaggggtcagtaCCTTGGCGTGTTTGAGCTCCAGCTCTGCCAGCTCCACCAGGTTCTTCCTGAACGCTGCGACTCGTCTCGTCTTGAAGTCTATGAGCTCTGGAACAGAAAACACTGTCACTACCCAGAAGTAAACAGACAGAACCTgcaagaaaacagacagacagaccgcaTGGCAATATTGACGACTCTTGGCTTGGACTCGGACTTGAATATTGACGACTCGGACTCGGACTCGATACCCTCAGACTCGGCTCCACATCTTTTCGGCATTTCCTTAAATTTGCCCCCGATCATCTGGTTGGTTCACAGTATCGGCTGAACATTTATctgacaacacaaacactgacaggaGGATGAACAGATCGTCTCTAtagtgacagaggaagaggaagatgctCGACCTCGTACTGTGAGCTTCAGTTCTATGGATTTTACATGAACTGGACTGAAAGTAGAGCCAACTGTAAAATATGTAGAAGGGCAATGGAGGAAAAGGCTGTTCTAGCAGGATTACTGAACTCTAGCTGGAGAATCGGACTCGAGCGCTGAGAACTGGAGACTCGACTCGGACACGACCTCGGTGACTCGGCCGGACTTGGACTCTGATCTGAACATTGAGGACTCGGACTCGAGGTTTGGTGACTAGACTAcaacactgcagacagacagaccttgCTTGGCGGACTCGGAGATCTTCTCGAACTTGTGGCAGCAGAGCTGCTGGCTGGTCTCGGCCTGCAGAACATCTCGGTTCTTGGCTCTGGCTTTATCCAGAGCTTTGTTAGCGTTCTCGTAGTCCACCAGAGCCCGCCCCCTCCGGTACAGCAGGTCCTGCAacacatgacatcatcacatcaGTCTCGTGCTGACCTCAGGCTCTGCGATTGGATCGGCGATGTAAGCGATGACGATTGGCTGATCTCTGGTGCGTATGTTGATGTTGTGGGCGGAGCCTCTGACTCGACCCGTAGCCTGCGACCAAAGCCTTAACATCACTAAGCAGAGACGGTCACTAAGACCCGAACCGACCTTAGCAGCTTGTGACTCCCTCAGGTAATACTTCAGCAGGTCGGCCAGCTTCAGGTCTTCATCTGCTGCCACTCGAGCCTCGATCTTCTGCAGAGCGGCACAACAAGAAGACATGAAGAAACATCTGCCAGGCGCCTGGCTCTTCACAACACTCCCTCTTACTACTCTTACATTTAAAACTCTGGTTATCAGATGAAATGCAGCCCAACTCTGCTGTTTCCAGACCGCTGGGACCAATAAAGCTTTTAAAACCAGCAGAGTTACAACAGTCCGGGTTCAGAGTTTATGTCAGGGTTCAGGATTCTGATAAGGGTTCAGAGTTCAGGTCAGGGTTCAGAGTTCaggtcagggttcagggttcatgtcagggttcagggttcatgtcagggttcagggttcagagttcatgtcagggttcagggttcagagTTCTGATCAGGGTTCAGAGTTCatgtcagggttcagggttcagagttcatgtcagggttcagggttctgATCAGGGTTCAGAGTTCatgtcagggttcagggttctgATCAGGGTTCAGAGTTCATGTCAGGGTTCAGAGTTCTGATCAGGGTTCAGAGTTCatgtcagggttcagggttcagagttcatgtcagggttcagggttctgATCAGGGTTCAGAGTTCatgtcagggttcagggttctgatcagggttcagggttctgATCAGGGTTCAGAGTTCatgtcagggttcagggttcagagttcatgtcagggttcagggttcagggttctgatcagggttcagggttcaggtcAGGGTTCAGAGTTCatgtcagggttcagggttcagagttcatgtcagggttcagggttcaggtcAGGGTTCAGAGTTCatgtcagggttcagggttcagagttcatgtcagggttcagggttctgatcagggttcagggttctgATCAGGGTTCAGAGTTCatgtcagggttcagggttcagagttcatgtcagggttcagggttcagagttcatgtcagggttcagggttcaggtcAGGGTTCAGAGTTCAGGTCAGGGTTCAGAGGTCATGTGACCTGAAAACAAACATACCCTTGTTTTCTCGAACAACTCCGACACTTTGAGGAAGAACCTGAAACagaaccagaacagaacagttcaGTTAGTTCAGCATCCTGACTGCTAACAAACTAACAAGGCAGGATcatttcagaataaaatcacTGGGATTTTGAAAATACTGAGCAATCAACTAGTTAAAGTTGTTTTTCCCAAATAGTTTTAAGGCTCTGGAGTGAAACAGTCGTTCAGTGAGAGCCACAACAGATTAGCAGAggaaaataatcaataatcaaataaataaaaggtttgttttggttttcctACTTGCAGACGTCTGTGGAGTCCTGGGTTCCTAACGTGTAGAGAGACGAGGCGATTCTGTTGATGTCGTCTGCAgcgtctgaacacacacacacacacacacacacacacacacacacacacacacacacacacattaaaacatgTGCGTTTCCCTTCACAGCATCAAACTACCAGACTCGGGTAGCAGTACTACATCAGTACTACATCAGTACTACATCAGTACTACATCAGTGTGTATCAGTGCTGCAGTAGTGTGCAGCAGTACtgcaagttcaagtttgtttatttctacagtTTTTCACAGTCTGTCGAGCCGAACGGGATCAAACTGATCCAGGATCAGccgtagaacagaatgatacagaacaaacatcaggaagagcaagacacacaaagcAGATTTTATCAAGACAGAACAGTCTAGTTAATACTGCAGCAGtgtgtagtagtactgcagcagtgtgtagtagtactgcagtactgcagcagtgtgtattagtactacagtactgcagcagtgtgtatcagtactacagtactgcaGCAGTGTGTATCAGTACcacagtactgcagtagtgtgtATCAGTACTGCAGCAGTGTGTATCAGTACTGCAGCAGTgtgtagtagtactacagtactgcagcagtgtgtattagtactacagtactgcagcagtgtgtatcagtactacagtactgcaGCAGTGTGTATCAGTACcacagtactgcagtagtgtgtATCAGTACCACAGTACTGCAGCAGTGTGTAGTAGTATTGCAGTAGTGTGTACTGCAGTACcacagtactgcagtagtgtgtatcagtactacagtactgcagcagtgtgtagtagtactgcagcaGTGTGTACTGCAGTACCACAGTACTGCAGCAGTGTGTATCAGTACCACAGTACTGCTGCAGtgtgtagtagtactgcagtagtgtgtACTGCAGTACcacagtactgcagtagtgtgtACTGCAGTGTGTTCTTACTCTTGTGGGAGCGGATCATCCTGTCAGATTTGGCCGAAGCGTCTTTCACTCGGTTGTGATATTCTAACAGGAACGTTTTCTCGTGTTCGAAGAAATCATCGACGTcctgaaacacaaaacatctTCAGTTTCAACTGACAACCAACACCCCCGCCCACCCACCGCCACctgtgacccctgacctctgacctctgacctctgacccctgaggAGAAAGCAGAGTCAGTTCTGAGCTTCAGTCAGGTTCCATGGTTCCATTTTCCTCTCAGAACCTCAGAACTTCCTTTACTATCTGTTCTACTTTAAACTTCCAGCAGAAAACTTTTTCCTGAATTAATTCAAATGAGCTGCAGAGTGATCAGATCAGTCTGATCTGATGATACCTAACCGTACCACACTGCTTTCTATGGGCAGAGCTGAGACAAGTATGCATTAtgctttattattatcatcatcactccgggtttcagtggagagttttagtgtcccatgatggtgtcAATGTTTCAGAGAAACAGACGGGACGTTTTGgtatgaaaattgtcaaatttaaagacactgaatatcatCTTCAACCTGAAACCTTCAGCAGCATGCGAGTCCGCTCCGGCTCACCTTGACTCCGGCCACCAGGACGCCGTCCGCCGACTTCACCACGTTCTTAAAGAAATCCTCCAACTTCTCCTTCTTGTTCTTCCCTCGTACACTCagctgagagagtgagagagagagagacacagagagagagagagagagagagagagagagagagagagagagagagagagagagagagagagagagagagagagagagagagagagagagagagagagagagagagagagagagagagagagagagagagagagagagagagagagagagagagagagagagagatttggattGGTAGGAAGACTGAAAGATGTGAGGTGTGTTTGAGGGATTCAAACAGTGTGGGAAACGCTTTCTTCCTGTGTGTGATGCTGCAGTAACAGTAAtaacaatcatcatcatcatcatcatcatcatcatcatgctaACTCACGTCCTGGTTGTACTCCAGGAAGACGTGGAAGTTGAGGTCTTTCCTCAGGACAGGATGTGCCGCCACGCGACACAGGAAGACCTCGTGCATGGCAACCGTCTTCTTAAAGATGGCCAGGTACTctctgaagcacacacacacacacacacacacacacacacacacacacacacacacacacacacacacacacacacacacacacacacacacacacacacacagcagaggcagTGTTACTATGGGGACTTACTATGTAACTGCAACTACTAGTTTTTCTCTTATAATCAGCTTCCAAAGTAACTCTCTGGCTCTCATGCTGGACCTGCAGCGAAAAACGTTCACCTGCCAACAATCATTTTTACCGGCCAAAACTTCATAtactttatatttttcatagaaatatgccACCCTGCCtgttttaatgctgtttcaTGTATAGAATCAGGCGCATTGTGAAATATCCaataaagagaggagagcagatttagagttggagtgttttttgtcttCGTCTTCCTGCTGCGAGTCTCCACATGGGAATAAAGTTCAGTTTAACTTGAGGCCTGGTCCACAATGATccgggtaaatttgaaaatggCATTTTCTGGTAGTTTTCACTAGTGTTTTCTAAAAGTCCACAGTGAACTGCCAACAAACACATCATTTCGTCCAGGGGCATGTGCAGCCTCTTGGGCCGCTTTCCATCACTGGCATTTTTGAAAGGTGGTTGTTGGCAGAGCGATCGATAAGAACGAGGTCCGTTAGCAAGTTAAGTTTCCGAAAAAATGCctaagtgaaaagtgaaaaggtGTCACGGTAGAGTTGTTCTCTGCTTTGTGCTGTGTGAGCGAGTTTGGGCCGCCTCTCCAGCCACAACCAGCACGGATGTTGTCATGTGATCACATGACAGTGACACACCTGCGATCACATGACCATCACACGTCAGTAATGATTGTGGATGGAaggacaaaacagagaaataaagaagcGTCTTCAGATTTATCCGGATTAGTGTGGGCTCGGCCTAAAGTTAGACTGCTGAACATCCGGGAAGTTTAGATGCTACCGCTGTGTTTGgagcagcgtaacaggcagccaatcaggagcctgtttgatacagtcattgttttgctttgatgtgACTGGCTGATGGTcagagtgtacggtggccagcagggacaaagtttgggATCACTCACGCCTCCAGCTCCTGTTTCATCTTGGTGAACTCCTCCTTGGTCATGGATCCTTCTCCCTCCCCGAGCTTCTGCAGCTTCTCTCTGGACGCATCGAAGTCCGGTctgggcggggcgggggggatctgcggaccacacacacacacacacacacacacacacacacacacactcagcacacaCTGGGAAACGGAGCTGGAGCGTAAAGTATCCAGTGTACAGTGTAAAGTTGTAAAGTGTAAAGTCTTACGATGTAGCCGGCGTAGTCCTCGTTCTCCACGAAGGAGTCGTGCAGCCAGATGAACTCCTCATGCTGCCGGACCACAGAGAACTCGTTCTGCTTGAAGTTAGGGAGCGTGCTCTGTAGAACCAGGAAGTCAGTCAGCAGGTCAGAGAGACcggcagacagacggagagacagacagcagacaggcaggtagagagagagacagacagacggagagacagacagcagacaggcaggcagagagacagacagcagacagggaACCAAACAACTCCACTGGCTACAAAATTAactatttgtaataataataatgataacaacaacaactataacttctgtagctcagtgggtggagcaaggcaccaacactgccagggttgagggacacacacacacacacacacacacacacacacacacacctaccttaGTGTGGACGGTGAACTTGaccttgtctctctcactcagggCGTCGGAGATGTCGACCTGCAGCGTGGCGTCTGTCTGCAGATCCACGTTCACCGCCCggggctgcagacagacaggcagacagacaggcagggagaggggCTGGGcatcccacaatgcaccacacacacagcatgactCCCAATAACCAACCAGACACTGACATTAACCAGTATGAGTCTGCTGGTCAGATCGACTTTATAAATAGAGGTGTGAAGTGccaagtcaacttcgctcgagtcccaagtcagtctaaatcttgaggcacaagtctcaagtctaaatatagaacagcaagtcaagtcagaacaaatcaagagtccagtatcaatttaatatcttaaagaaaactaaatatctaggacttttcaatgcaatatggttttaataggataaaaacttggtaagagcatcatgagtttgatttctagaatcagtttcaacttcaataaattcaatcattccatacaaattcagaaaacagaatttaaattcagtcgtccgctggaacaaatctcatcactttcaatctaagtcatttacacaaacacaagatctcaagtcaagactttagaaaccttttcaaatcatcaaagtacaagtcagagtcaagtcccaagtcaccagaacccaagtcaccagaacccaagtcaccagaacccaagtcaagtctcaagtcttctcttcatgcatcaagtcaagtctcaagcaattcaagctgtgactcgagtccccacctctgctttaCCGTatcagaaaaaggaaaaagtcaTAAAGTGAATGCATTAAATGAAGGTGATAAAAAGCAGCCAGTTGATTAAAGACTTCCTGTGGTTTCATCTGAACTGATAACATGACGGTCTGCCCACTGactctggatctggatctgctcTGTAACTGGTTTAACTGGTATCATAACAGCTTGGACCAGGAGCAGACGGTGATCTCATGACAAAACAGTCTCAGAGGAAATGTTCTGGTGCTTCATGAGTCGTCAGACGTATCTGAAAAACTCATTTCCTACTTGGACATTTCTCATGAACGCTCTCCAAAGTCAGGTGATGACGTCAGAAACTCTGAGAAGATTTTGCTGCCCGAGTTTCTGAGGCAacggtgacctttaaccttctcgaCAAGGAGAAAAATAGTTGTGTGTCAGTCAGCAGTacgaaaacacagacacagactaacTGAATGAAGCTCGTCAGattagcttgttaagctgcaggacggccatgtttgtttatcgtttgtcttcctggtttgattCTCCTACTAAACAGCAGATGAAAGCAACGTTTAGCAGCAgcttcctctgtgtttctgcacacagtcagcatcgTTCAGGTATCAgcctcgttttcctccttcattccttc
The nucleotide sequence above comes from Centroberyx gerrardi isolate f3 chromosome 17, fCenGer3.hap1.cur.20231027, whole genome shotgun sequence. Encoded proteins:
- the snx6 gene encoding sorting nexin-6, yielding MMQEGLDDGPDFLSEEDRGPRAVNVDLQTDATLQVDISDALSERDKVKFTVHTKSTLPNFKQNEFSVVRQHEEFIWLHDSFVENEDYAGYIIPPAPPRPDFDASREKLQKLGEGEGSMTKEEFTKMKQELEAEYLAIFKKTVAMHEVFLCRVAAHPVLRKDLNFHVFLEYNQDLSVRGKNKKEKLEDFFKNVVKSADGVLVAGVKDVDDFFEHEKTFLLEYHNRVKDASAKSDRMIRSHKNAADDINRIASSLYTLGTQDSTDVCKFFLKVSELFEKTRKIEARVAADEDLKLADLLKYYLRESQAAKDLLYRRGRALVDYENANKALDKARAKNRDVLQAETSQQLCCHKFEKISESAKQELIDFKTRRVAAFRKNLVELAELELKHAKGNLQLLQSCLGVLKGDT